The Sphaerisporangium siamense genome includes the window CCACGCCGATGCCGTTGTCGGTGCACGCGAACTCCCACATGTCGTCCCGCGGCTCGGCGGAGATGTGGACGCGCGGCGGCTCCTCGGAGCGGAACTTCAGCGCGTTGCCGATGAGGTTCTGGAAGAGCTGCGTGAGCAGCACCTGGTTGCCGTGGATCTCCGGCAGCTCGTCGTGGGTGACGGTCGCGCCGGTGTCCTCGATCTTCGCCGCCAGGTTGGCGAGGGCGACGTCCAGCGCCCGCTGCGTCTTGACCGGCGCCTTCTCGCCGCCCACGCGGCCCACCCGCGACAGGTCCAGCAGGTCGTTGATCAGGAGCTGCATGCGCTTGGCGCCGTCCACGGCGAAGGCGACGTACTGCTTGGCGCGGTCGTCGAGCTGGTCGCCGTACCGCTGCTCCAGCATCTGGGTGAAGCTCGCGACCTTGCGCAGCGGCTCCTGCAGGTCGTGGCTGGCCACGTAGGCGAACTGCTCCAGCTCGGCGTTGGACCTGCGCAGCTCCACGGCCTGGTCGGCGAGCTGCTGCCGGGCCTCGGCGGTACGGCGCCACTCCCGCAGGATGCGCCCGCGCATGGCGTCGACGCGGCCGGACAGCTCCGCCAGCTCGGCGGGCCTGTCGACCTGCAGCTCGCGGTCGAACTCGCCGAGGGTGACGGCGCGCACCTGGTGGGTGAGCTGGTGGATCGGCCGCAGCACGACGTACCTGACGATCAGCGTGAACATCACGGCGGCGGCCACGAAGACCAGCGCCAGCCCGATCAGCACGAAGTAGACCGTGCGCCAGCCGTCCTCCAGGCGGGCGCTGCCCTCGTCGTGCATGCGGCCGAGCGTCTGCTGCTGGGCGGCGAGCGCCTCCCGTACGGCGGCGAGACGCTGGGTGTTCACCTGGGCGTAGGTGGTGGCGGTCTGGAGCTTGAGCTCGGGGACCTTGGCGATCACGACGTCGGCGTAGTCGCGCCGCCAGGCGGCGGCGGTCTCGGCCAGGCGCCGCAGGTCGGCGCGGGGCGTCTCACCGCGCATCCTGGCGACCAGGGCGGATAGCTTGGCGAACGCCGCCGTCTCGGCCTGCTGGGCCGCCCGGTAGTCCTGGAGGTACTGCGTCTCGTTGGTGCGCCCGTAAGTGCGGATCGAGTTCTCCTCCGCCGACAGCGCCGTGGAGACCTCCAGCGTGTGCAGGACGGCGGGGTCGATCACGTCGACCAGCGACTCGCGGTCCAGGCGGGTCGCGTTGATCGTCATGACGGTGAGGGCGGCGCCGACGACGAAGGCGAGCATCGTCGCCACCCCGGCGACGAGGAACCACCGCCCGAGCGGCAGGCGGCCGAAGCCCTTCGGCGGCGCCGGGGCCGGCAGGGGAGACAGGTGGGTCACGTCGGCCTCCTGCCGATCAGCACGGCCGCGAGGTCGTCGCTCAGCTCGTCCCTGTGCATGTCCTGGACGGCCGTGATCAGGCGGTCGAGGTCGATCTCGCCCTGCTCACGGATGAGGCTCATGAGGCCCTCGGTGCCGAGCAGGTCGGGGCCGCCGCCGACCGTGGCCTCGATCAGCCCGTCGGTGTAGAGGAGCAGCGCCCAGTCGTCGCCGAGCGGCAGCCGGATCGTGGCCCACTCGATGTCGCGGAAGATGCCGAGCGGCGGCCCGGACGGCGCGTCGGGCACGACGTCCAGGATGCCCTGGTGGATGTCGCCGCGCAGGAACAGCGGGGGCGGGTGCCCGACGACGTGCAGGTCGGCGTGGCGCAGGCCGGGCTCGATCGTCACCGTGCACAGGGTGGTGAAGATCTCGGGGGACTTGCGCTCGTTGCGCAGCACGGTCTCCAGGGTGGCCAGCAGGTCGTTGCCCGTGTGGCCCGCCAGGACGAGCGCGCGCCAGGCGATGCGCAGGGCGACGCCGAGCGCCGCCTCGTCGGGGCCGTGGCCGCACACGTCGCCGATCACGACGTGGACCGCGCCGTCGGGGGTCTGCACGGTGTCCCAGAAGTCGCCCGCGAGCAGGGCCTGCCGGCGTCCTGGCAGATAGCGCGCGTGGTGCTGGAGCCCCTGGGTGTGGTCGAGCAGGGGGACGGGCAGCAGGCCGTGCTCCAGGCGGGTGTTCTCGCGGCTGAAGTGCTGGGCCTCGGCGAGCTTGCGCTGGGTGAGGTCGGCGCG containing:
- a CDS encoding sensor histidine kinase, with translation MTHLSPLPAPAPPKGFGRLPLGRWFLVAGVATMLAFVVGAALTVMTINATRLDRESLVDVIDPAVLHTLEVSTALSAEENSIRTYGRTNETQYLQDYRAAQQAETAAFAKLSALVARMRGETPRADLRRLAETAAAWRRDYADVVIAKVPELKLQTATTYAQVNTQRLAAVREALAAQQQTLGRMHDEGSARLEDGWRTVYFVLIGLALVFVAAAVMFTLIVRYVVLRPIHQLTHQVRAVTLGEFDRELQVDRPAELAELSGRVDAMRGRILREWRRTAEARQQLADQAVELRRSNAELEQFAYVASHDLQEPLRKVASFTQMLEQRYGDQLDDRAKQYVAFAVDGAKRMQLLINDLLDLSRVGRVGGEKAPVKTQRALDVALANLAAKIEDTGATVTHDELPEIHGNQVLLTQLFQNLIGNALKFRSEEPPRVHISAEPRDDMWEFACTDNGIGVESKYADRIFLIFQRLHPRDVYPGTGIGLALCRKIVEYHGGKIWLDDPAPGRPGTTFRWTLPASGDTDE
- a CDS encoding PP2C family protein-serine/threonine phosphatase — encoded protein: MTALSPGTPAAPTEMQTILLIEDDAGDAFLVEELLATTPAPPKIIWARSMAESRDRLTDQVQCVVVDLSLPDASGLEALQQVIAMAPDTAVLVLTGLNDAHVGVEAVAAGAQDYLVKQDVDERLLARAISYAIERKRADLTQRKLAEAQHFSRENTRLEHGLLPVPLLDHTQGLQHHARYLPGRRQALLAGDFWDTVQTPDGAVHVVIGDVCGHGPDEAALGVALRIAWRALVLAGHTGNDLLATLETVLRNERKSPEIFTTLCTVTIEPGLRHADLHVVGHPPPLFLRGDIHQGILDVVPDAPSGPPLGIFRDIEWATIRLPLGDDWALLLYTDGLIEATVGGGPDLLGTEGLMSLIREQGEIDLDRLITAVQDMHRDELSDDLAAVLIGRRPT